A portion of the Syngnathoides biaculeatus isolate LvHL_M chromosome 7, ASM1980259v1, whole genome shotgun sequence genome contains these proteins:
- the zfr2 gene encoding zinc finger RNA-binding protein isoform X1: MAASNYFGFTHATGPQYSTHPPPAYSHSSMATYNVQQAPAVPHAVTASYSAGTVQAAQPVVSAPYGSYQSHQPPPDYTYRPPGPPALPQPTTTPQTYQVYSQDNYSYDNKPYYQTSIAPAQRSTTDNYYQTVSMKAGYTPAPTTVYSHPPPIQRQVTTLNPLTPSSSVSTSYNIYPVSSSTQQPQMSISSYTLPSTFSSSASATTFSGHSYSNYDSTGYTSTSAPSYYQSAQQTLQHQRQHPPSHQPQQPQPSKQLTCASWSNSGNNMVTSSVGSSHKKPAFHQNKLEKSKGSAKQPQLHYCDICRISCAGPQTYWEHLQGQKHKKKEAVLKTSSQTGTCNGPRGVQTQLRCELCDVSCTGVDAYAAHIRGSKHQKVVKLHTKLGKPIPSTEPVLVNSAPVAKTSTAAKQQPSTTDMASVGTTSTSTAPKPAINFAAKTLTTIKKLVPSKITSNKPAVQTGTEAVKVETTVPQAQEEECDQVESPGNIQPIGHDYVEEVCNGDGKVIRFHCKLCECSFNDPNAKDMHLKGRRHRLQYKRKVNPELSVEIKPSNRARKLQESKQKKHNVVLKRQQDDKHHWYMEMRRHEDNMYWWRMAEEQMYWGEQRHRMAPPPLMSCLGRPVPPLLACVRPLDSIDDRVVMAKHATIYPGELELQAVQRIVSHSEQALKMVSDNLFEKNITAASPESGDLNSIKSSSRLLKGVMRVGILAKGLLLRGDTNVQLILLTAKKPTVSLLKTIATQLPKELATFSEDQYEVQAHPEEANVVILSSKEPTMQVTVSLTSPLMRDDPAAEKDKQAGGKAAEKDVAENDPTDLLNKKKCLEHLAALRHAKWFQARANGLQSCVIIIRVLRDLCKRVPIWRKVPSWAMELLVEKVISSVVGPLSPGEALRRVLECMATGILLSDGSGLLDPCERQPTDALESMKVQDREDVTTSAQHVLRLLAFHQIHEVLGMNSMTKASTPNRKRQWDISDTSEGEGRGKKDKKEEVGNAWRPKEQHASLLSD; encoded by the exons ATGGCAGCAAGCAATTATTTTGGCTTCACGCATGCTACCGGTCCCCAGTACAG tACTCATCCTCCACCGGCCTACTCTCATTCTTCGATGGCCACCTACAACGTCCAGCAGGCTCCCGCTGTGCCTCATGCCGTGACAGCCTCCTACTCTGCGGGCACAGTGCAGGCAGCCCAGCCTGTCGTCAGCGCTCCTTATGGCAGCTATCAGAGCCACCAGCCCCCTCCAGACTACACCTACCGACCACCAGGCCCTCCTGCACTACCACAGCCCACCACCACACCACAAACGTATCAAGTGTACTCG CAGGACAACTACAGCTATGACAATAAACCGTATTACCAGACAAGTATTGCTCCAGCTCAGAGGAGTACCACTGACAATTACTACCAGACAG TCAGCATGAAGGCTGGTTACACTCCGGCTCCCACTACTGTGTACAGCCACCCACCTCCTATCCAGAGGCAGGTCACAACGCTGAACCCGCTGACCCCAAGCAGTTCAGTGTCCACCAGCTACAACATCTACCCAGTATCCAGCAGTACACAGCAGCCACAAATGTCCATTTCGTCCTACACCCTCCCCTCCACCTTCAGCTCTAGTGCGTCGGCCACCACTTTCTCAG GCCACAGCTATTCTAACTatgattcaactggctacaccTCTACATCCGCCCCCTCCTATTACCAGTCAGCCCAACAGACATTGCAACACCAAAGGCAACATCCCCCATCCCATCAGCCACAACAACCGCAGCCTTCCAAGCAACTGACTTGTGCTTCCTGGAGCAATTCAGGCAACAACATGGTGACGAGCTCAGTGGGAAGCAGCCACAAAAAGCCTGCATTTCACCAGAACAAGCTGGAGAAGTCTAAAGGGTCTGCCAAGCAGCCCCAGCTTCATTACTGTGACATTTGTAGGATAAGCTGTGCAGGCCCTCAG ACATATTGGGAGCATCTACAAGGGCAGAAACATAAGAAAAAGGAAGCTGTTCTGAAGACTAGCAGTCAGACGGGAACCTGCAATGGGCCCAGAGGTGTACAGACCCAGTTACGATGCGAGTTGTGTGATGTGTCCTGCACTGGAGTCGATGCCTACGCCGCACACATCCGTGGTTCCAAACACCAGAAG GTGGTGAAACTGCACACTAAGCTAGGAAAACCTATCCCCTCCACTGAGCCTGTGTTGGTGAATTCTGCACCAGTGGCGAAAACGTCAACGGCTGCTAAACAGCAGCCCTCCACCACCGACATGGCTTCAGTTGGGACCACTTCAACTTCTACTGCACCCAAACCAGCTATAAACTTTGCAGCTAAAACACTCACAACCATCAAGAAACTAGTTCCGTCCAAAATAACTT CCAATAAGCCAGCAGTGCAAACTGGGACAGAAGCAGTGAAAGTAGAGACGACCGTGCCACAAGCGCAAGAGGAGGAGTGTGACCAAGTCGAAAGCCCAGGGAACATTCAGCCAATTGGGCATGACTATGTCGAGGAG GTGTGTAACGGTGACGGGAAAGTAATTCGGTTCCACTGTAAGTTATGTGAGTGCAGCTTCAATGATCCAAATGCGAAAGACATGCACCTGAAAGGAAGAAGACACAGACTCCAATACAAG AGGAAAGTGAACCCGGAGCTCTCAGTGGAGATCAAACCTAGTAACCGAGCCAGAAAGCTGCAAGAGAGCAAACAGAAGAAGCATAATGTGGTGCTGAAGAGACAGCAAGATGATAAGCACCACTGGTACATGGAGATGAG GCGACATGAGGACAACATGTACTGGTGGAGAATGGCAGAGGAGCAAATGTACTGGGGGGAACAGAGACACAGGATGGCTCCCCCGCCTCTCATGAGCTGCCTGGGTCGGCCTGTGCCCCCTCTGCTG GCTTGCGTGCGTCCGCTAGACTCAATTGATGACCGCGTTGTAATGGCCAAACACGCCACCATTTACCCAGGGGAGTTAGAGCTCCAGGCTGTTCAGAGGATTGTTTCCCACTCTGAGCAAGCCCTGAAAATGGTGTCGGATAATCTGTTTGAGAAGAACATCACTGCTGCTTCTCCTGAGAGTGGAGACCTAAACAG cattaagagcTCATCCCGGCTGTTAAAAGGTGTGATGCGGGTGGGCATCTTAGCCAAAGGCCTGCTACTTCGTGGTGACACTAATGTTCAACTCATCCTGCTCACTGCCAAGAAACCCACCGTCTCCTTACTCAAGACCATAGCTACGCAGTTGCCCAAGGAACTGGCA ACATTTTCTGAAGATCAGTATGAGGTGCAGGCTCACCCAGAGGAGGCCAACGTCGTCATATTATCAAGCAAGGAGCCCACTATGCAGGTGACTGTTTCTCTCACCTCGCCACTCATGAGGGACGACCCTGCTGCCGAAAAGGACAAACAGGCAGGAGGAAAAGCGGCTGAGAAAG ATGTGGCTGAGAATGATCCAACCGATCTTCTGaataagaaaaaatgtttagaGCACTTGGCTGCACTCCGTCATGCTAAATGGTTTCAG GCTCGTGCCAATGGGCTTCAGTCCTGTGTGATCATCATACGAGTCTTACGAGATCTTTGTAAGCGGGTACCCATCTGGAGAAAGGTGCCAAGCTGG GCGATGGAGCTGCTTGTAGAGAAGGTCATCAGCAGTGTAGTTGGCCCACTCAGTCCAGGAGAAGCCTTGCGGAGGGTGCTGGAGTGTATGGCCACGGGAATCCTGTTATCAG ATGGGTCTGGGTTGTTGGACCCCTGCGAGAGGCAGCCGACAGACGCTTTGGAGAGCATGAAGGTTCAAGACAGGGAGGATGTAACCACCAGCGCACAG CATGTGCTACGGCTGCTTGCCTTCCATCAGATCCATGAGGTCCTTGGCATGAACTCCATGACCAAGGCCAGCACTCCCAACCGCAAACGCCAATGGGACATAAGTGACACAAGCGAGGGCGAGGGGCGAGGCAAAAAGGACAAGAAGGAAGAGGTTGGCAATGCTTGGCGTCCCAAAGAGCAGCATGCAAGTTTATTATCTGATTGA
- the zfr2 gene encoding zinc finger RNA-binding protein isoform X2 yields MAASNYFGFTHATGPQYSTHPPPAYSHSSMATYNVQQAPAVPHAVTASYSAGTVQAAQPVVSAPYGSYQSHQPPPDYTYRPPGPPALPQPTTTPQTYQVYSQDNYSYDNKPYYQTSIAPAQRSTTDNYYQTVSMKAGYTPAPTTVYSHPPPIQRQVTTLNPLTPSSSVSTSYNIYPVSSSTQQPQMSISSYTLPSTFSSSASATTFSGHSYSNYDSTGYTSTSAPSYYQSAQQTLQHQRQHPPSHQPQQPQPSKQLTCASWSNSGNNMVTSSVGSSHKKPAFHQNKLEKSKGSAKQPQLHYCDICRISCAGPQTYWEHLQGQKHKKKEAVLKTSSQTGTCNGPRGVQTQLRCELCDVSCTGVDAYAAHIRGSKHQKVVKLHTKLGKPIPSTEPVLVNSAPVAKTSTAAKQQPSTTDMASVGTTSTSTAPKPAINFAAKTLTTIKKLVPSKITSNKPAVQTGTEAVKVETTVPQAQEEECDQVESPGNIQPIGHDYVEEVCNGDGKVIRFHCKLCECSFNDPNAKDMHLKGRRHRLQYKRKVNPELSVEIKPSNRARKLQESKQKKHNVVLKRQQDDKHHWYMEMRRHEDNMYWWRMAEEQMYWGEQRHRMAPPPLMSCLGRPVPPLLACVRPLDSIDDRVVMAKHATIYPGELELQAVQRIVSHSEQALKMVSDNLFEKNITAASPESGDLNSIKSSSRLLKGVMRVGILAKGLLLRGDTNVQLILLTAKKPTVSLLKTIATQLPKELATFSEDQYEVQAHPEEANVVILSSKEPTMQVTVSLTSPLMRDDPAAEKDKQAGGKAAEKDVAENDPTDLLNKKKCLEHLAALRHAKWFQARANGLQSCVIIIRVLRDLCKRVPIWRKVPSWAMELLVEKVISSVVGPLSPGEALRRVLECMATGILLSDGSGLLDPCERQPTDALESMKVQDREDVTTSAQHVLRLLAFHQIHEVLGMNSMTKASTPNRKRQWDISDTSEGEGRGKKDKKEEGLQSRL; encoded by the exons ATGGCAGCAAGCAATTATTTTGGCTTCACGCATGCTACCGGTCCCCAGTACAG tACTCATCCTCCACCGGCCTACTCTCATTCTTCGATGGCCACCTACAACGTCCAGCAGGCTCCCGCTGTGCCTCATGCCGTGACAGCCTCCTACTCTGCGGGCACAGTGCAGGCAGCCCAGCCTGTCGTCAGCGCTCCTTATGGCAGCTATCAGAGCCACCAGCCCCCTCCAGACTACACCTACCGACCACCAGGCCCTCCTGCACTACCACAGCCCACCACCACACCACAAACGTATCAAGTGTACTCG CAGGACAACTACAGCTATGACAATAAACCGTATTACCAGACAAGTATTGCTCCAGCTCAGAGGAGTACCACTGACAATTACTACCAGACAG TCAGCATGAAGGCTGGTTACACTCCGGCTCCCACTACTGTGTACAGCCACCCACCTCCTATCCAGAGGCAGGTCACAACGCTGAACCCGCTGACCCCAAGCAGTTCAGTGTCCACCAGCTACAACATCTACCCAGTATCCAGCAGTACACAGCAGCCACAAATGTCCATTTCGTCCTACACCCTCCCCTCCACCTTCAGCTCTAGTGCGTCGGCCACCACTTTCTCAG GCCACAGCTATTCTAACTatgattcaactggctacaccTCTACATCCGCCCCCTCCTATTACCAGTCAGCCCAACAGACATTGCAACACCAAAGGCAACATCCCCCATCCCATCAGCCACAACAACCGCAGCCTTCCAAGCAACTGACTTGTGCTTCCTGGAGCAATTCAGGCAACAACATGGTGACGAGCTCAGTGGGAAGCAGCCACAAAAAGCCTGCATTTCACCAGAACAAGCTGGAGAAGTCTAAAGGGTCTGCCAAGCAGCCCCAGCTTCATTACTGTGACATTTGTAGGATAAGCTGTGCAGGCCCTCAG ACATATTGGGAGCATCTACAAGGGCAGAAACATAAGAAAAAGGAAGCTGTTCTGAAGACTAGCAGTCAGACGGGAACCTGCAATGGGCCCAGAGGTGTACAGACCCAGTTACGATGCGAGTTGTGTGATGTGTCCTGCACTGGAGTCGATGCCTACGCCGCACACATCCGTGGTTCCAAACACCAGAAG GTGGTGAAACTGCACACTAAGCTAGGAAAACCTATCCCCTCCACTGAGCCTGTGTTGGTGAATTCTGCACCAGTGGCGAAAACGTCAACGGCTGCTAAACAGCAGCCCTCCACCACCGACATGGCTTCAGTTGGGACCACTTCAACTTCTACTGCACCCAAACCAGCTATAAACTTTGCAGCTAAAACACTCACAACCATCAAGAAACTAGTTCCGTCCAAAATAACTT CCAATAAGCCAGCAGTGCAAACTGGGACAGAAGCAGTGAAAGTAGAGACGACCGTGCCACAAGCGCAAGAGGAGGAGTGTGACCAAGTCGAAAGCCCAGGGAACATTCAGCCAATTGGGCATGACTATGTCGAGGAG GTGTGTAACGGTGACGGGAAAGTAATTCGGTTCCACTGTAAGTTATGTGAGTGCAGCTTCAATGATCCAAATGCGAAAGACATGCACCTGAAAGGAAGAAGACACAGACTCCAATACAAG AGGAAAGTGAACCCGGAGCTCTCAGTGGAGATCAAACCTAGTAACCGAGCCAGAAAGCTGCAAGAGAGCAAACAGAAGAAGCATAATGTGGTGCTGAAGAGACAGCAAGATGATAAGCACCACTGGTACATGGAGATGAG GCGACATGAGGACAACATGTACTGGTGGAGAATGGCAGAGGAGCAAATGTACTGGGGGGAACAGAGACACAGGATGGCTCCCCCGCCTCTCATGAGCTGCCTGGGTCGGCCTGTGCCCCCTCTGCTG GCTTGCGTGCGTCCGCTAGACTCAATTGATGACCGCGTTGTAATGGCCAAACACGCCACCATTTACCCAGGGGAGTTAGAGCTCCAGGCTGTTCAGAGGATTGTTTCCCACTCTGAGCAAGCCCTGAAAATGGTGTCGGATAATCTGTTTGAGAAGAACATCACTGCTGCTTCTCCTGAGAGTGGAGACCTAAACAG cattaagagcTCATCCCGGCTGTTAAAAGGTGTGATGCGGGTGGGCATCTTAGCCAAAGGCCTGCTACTTCGTGGTGACACTAATGTTCAACTCATCCTGCTCACTGCCAAGAAACCCACCGTCTCCTTACTCAAGACCATAGCTACGCAGTTGCCCAAGGAACTGGCA ACATTTTCTGAAGATCAGTATGAGGTGCAGGCTCACCCAGAGGAGGCCAACGTCGTCATATTATCAAGCAAGGAGCCCACTATGCAGGTGACTGTTTCTCTCACCTCGCCACTCATGAGGGACGACCCTGCTGCCGAAAAGGACAAACAGGCAGGAGGAAAAGCGGCTGAGAAAG ATGTGGCTGAGAATGATCCAACCGATCTTCTGaataagaaaaaatgtttagaGCACTTGGCTGCACTCCGTCATGCTAAATGGTTTCAG GCTCGTGCCAATGGGCTTCAGTCCTGTGTGATCATCATACGAGTCTTACGAGATCTTTGTAAGCGGGTACCCATCTGGAGAAAGGTGCCAAGCTGG GCGATGGAGCTGCTTGTAGAGAAGGTCATCAGCAGTGTAGTTGGCCCACTCAGTCCAGGAGAAGCCTTGCGGAGGGTGCTGGAGTGTATGGCCACGGGAATCCTGTTATCAG ATGGGTCTGGGTTGTTGGACCCCTGCGAGAGGCAGCCGACAGACGCTTTGGAGAGCATGAAGGTTCAAGACAGGGAGGATGTAACCACCAGCGCACAG CATGTGCTACGGCTGCTTGCCTTCCATCAGATCCATGAGGTCCTTGGCATGAACTCCATGACCAAGGCCAGCACTCCCAACCGCAAACGCCAATGGGACATAAGTGACACAAGCGAGGGCGAGGGGCGAGGCAAAAAGGACAAGAAGGAAGAG ggCCTGCAATCACGCCTGTGA